A stretch of Fusarium poae strain DAOMC 252244 chromosome 2, whole genome shotgun sequence DNA encodes these proteins:
- a CDS encoding hypothetical protein (TransMembrane:1 (o571-590i)) → MTLERPIISAPSEDSSNNGHIAKKRKKNGERVRVTRACDGCKKRKIKCNGMQPCKFCIRTRASCTFNSAYARGRLPVIPSADEVAVETIAVAAQDTMAGSERSSPADLTQQYMAGPSHETTHQAVEIQDYGMSSNALAQGDTASRAVASVQQSPEPSQEDLQGHYIGPASGVSFLLRVQKRLHQAISFSGPGSIFTFGDAPLHNPDYDPNFCMMLPKEDAQRLIDRYFDFAMPTYRFLHRPTIQEWFTEFYETLGTMRDPNNSAAKVALLFMILAHARVYMPESDRPGPSDLSARYYLAAEHQLSKESGSIRLTSVQARLLQCYYLGTQSRVNHCWSQFGIVTNLALAIGLNRNKRPGVMSGLNHIEVESRRRTFWCAYTLDAYLSVSLGRPRNFHDDDIDTELPACVDDNDITKDHINLTGSTKGYSVMLAPLGHMKLARIIGHILRALYSVKPISVSRRIEETQRISQDLSDWRAEFSQFLDADYFSTTFLVPIVQRQRNVLNMTYWHAIILIHRQAVLNNFAKISRQNRRQSVSDASTQESVQKCLQAAMNTVGLIDEMTEHGQMFRAFWVTAYFAFTAAMVMYIYVIQKWASPPETYIDYFTAATRCQSHMTIMVEKGSLSERYCFLLEELRVEALRQMNKMHSSTTAFGTMEGHSQEGGFQSNLITTDTPSDKTSYTDLMGENGMDYNGMSGVDFSGWGQFASMISSGLGNLDAFLDDEVFRI, encoded by the exons ATGACTCTGGAACGTCCGATTATCTCGGCCCCTTCAGAGGATAGCAGCAACAATGGGCATATCGCTAAGAAGCGGAAAAAGAATGGTGAAAGAGTTAGGGTCACAAGGGCCTGTGATGGCTGCAAGAA GCGTAAGATCAAGTGCAATGGCATGCAACCTTGCAAATTCTGCATTCGAACAAGGGCTTCTTGTACTTTTAACTCAGCCTATGCACGAGGCCGCCTCCCGGTTATTCCATCTGCAGATGAGGTCGCAGTTGAGACGATAGCTGTCGCGGCACAGGATACAATGGCTGGTAGCGAGCGTAGCAGTCCTGCAGACTTGACTCAGCAGTACATGGCCGGCCCGTCTCATGAGACAACGCATCAAGCTGTGGAGATACAGGACTATGGCATGTCATCTAACGCTTTGGCACAGGGCGATACTGCTTCACGGGCTGTAGCATCCGTACAGCAATCCCCTGAACCATCCCAAGAGGACCTTCAAGGGCATTATATCGGACCGGCCTCAGGCGTGTCGTTCCTACTTAGGGTGCAAAAAAGGTTACACCAAGCCATTTCCTTCTCCGGACCAGGAAGTATCTTTACCTTTGGCGATGCACCCCTTCATAACCCTGACTATGATCCGAACTTTTGCATGATGCTTCCAAAAGAGGATGCTCAGCGTTTGATCGACAGGTACTTTGACTTTGCCATGCCTACGTACCGATTCCTGCATCGACCCACCATCCAGGAATGGTTTACTGAATTCTATGAGACGCTTGGGACTATGCGTGATCCGAACAACTCTGCTGCCAAGGTCGCCCTGTTGTTCATGATCTTGGCCCATGCGAGGGTGTATATGCCCGAGAGTGACAGGCCTGGGCCGTCGGATCTAAG CGCTAGATACTATCTGGCAGCTGAGCATCAGCTCTCCAAAGAGAGTGGCTCTATACGGCTGACAAGTGTGCAAGCACGTCTCCTACAGTGTTACTATTTAGGCACCCAGTCTCGAGTCAATCACTGCTGGAGTCAATTCGGCATCGTCACCAACCTCGCCCTTGCTATTGGCCTCAACAGAAACAAGAGGCCTGGTGTCATGAGTGGGCTGAATCATATTGAAGTCGAAAGTCGTCGTCGAACTTTCTGGTGTGCGTATACGCTGGATGCATACCTGAGTGTATCTCTTGGCAGACCGCGGAACTTCCACGATGACGATATCGATACCGAGCTTCCTGCTTGTGTGGACGATAACGATATAACAAAGGACCATATAAATCTTACTGGCTCTACCAAAGGCTACTCAGTGATGCTTGCGCCTCTCGGCCACATGAA ACTCGCCCGTATCATTGGGCATATACTTCGAGCTCTTTATTCAGTTAAACCTATATCCGTCAGCCGTAGAATAGAGGAAACACAACGTATTTCTCAAGATTTGAGTGACTGGAGAGCCGAGTTCTCACAGTTTCTCGATGCGGATTACTTTAGTACAACATTTCTTGTACCCATTGTGCAGCGACAGCGTAATGTTCTTAACATGACTTACTGGCACGCCATCATCCTTATACACCGACAAGCAGTCCTCAATAACTTTGCAAAGATCTCGCGACAGAATAGAAGGCAAAGCGTAAGTGACGCGTCGACGCAAGAGAGCGTTCAGAAGTGTCTACAAGCTGCCATGAACACGGTCGGTCTTATCGATGAGATGACAGAACATGGGCAAATGTTTCGCGCATTCTGG GTCACAGCATACTTTGCATTTACTGCAGCCATGGTGATGTACATATACGTGATCCAGAAATGGGCATCACCACCCGAGACGTACATCGACTACTTCACAGCGGCCACACGATGTCAATCGCACATGACTATAATGGTTGAGAAGGGATCGTTATCTGAACGCTACTGCTTTCTGTTAGAGGAGCTACGCGTTGAAGCACTACGTCAAATGAACAAGATGCACTCATCAACGACTGCATTTGGAACCATGGAAGGTCATTCACAAGAAGGCGGCTTTCAGTCAAATCTTATCACGACGGATACGCCGAGTGACAAGACATCCTATACTGATTTAATGGGGGAGAATGGGATGGACTATAATGGCATGTCTGGTGTTGACTTTTCAGGATGGGGTCAATTTGCATCCATGATCTCATCAGGGTTGGGCAATCTTGATGCATTCCTCGATGATGAGGTGTttagaatataa
- a CDS encoding hypothetical protein (TransMembrane:10 (i64-81o101-120i132-152o164-184i196-215o227-249i359-381o393-415i427-448o460-481i)) has product MAQRSSISKSDIEVADQKPSHLENSTEAIEIGGFRVFGLDPDDADFYNSYTEEQRKKVFRKVDFRLVPMLALLYLICHIDRANIGNAKIEGMVEDLGMTGVQYNTILSIFFVPYVLLEVPSNILLKKFKRPSVYLGSLCVCWGIVMTCTGLVQNFGGLMATRVLLGVFEAGFFPGAIYLCSYWYMPKDLSTRISYFYCASALSGAFSGLLAAGIAEMDGVAGLEGWRWIFLLEGMVTVVLGVACFFFLIDTPALSSRWLSPEEIKFLELSMFIKQGGGFQEETTVRWKDIRMVLTNWRVYVQAYFLLCQSALSYGTKFTLPSITKAMGFSNTNAQLTSAPPYVAAAISAICFAKVSDRFFWRMPFVAIPMIIVTIAYSVIISLKGELESKKGVAYFAVVLAVVGIYPIQAAAASWNANNIAPSSRRAIGIALMNCVGNVGGIVGSFMYLEKEKPKYYTGFGLSLAFGATGLMVALLLEWSYKIANARKAKIAEEAKTKYTEEELFEMGDRSPLFKHVL; this is encoded by the exons ATGGCTCAACGAAGTTCCATCTCCAAGAGCGACATCGAGGTCGCCGACCAGAAGCCGTCTCACCTTGAGAACAGTACCGAAGCCATTGAAATCGGCGGTTTCCGCGTCTTTGGTTTGGACCCCGACGATGCCGACTTCTACAACAGTTACACGGAGGAGCAGCGAAAGAAGGTCTTCCGAAAGGTTGATTTTCGACTTGTTCCAATGCTTGCGCTGCTCTACCTGATTTGTCATATCGATCGTGCCAATATTGGCAACGCCAAGATCGAGGGCATGGTTGAGGACTTGGGCATGACTGGTGTCCAATACAACACCATCTTGTCAATCT TCTTTGTGCCCTACGTCCTTCTCGAAGTCCCCAGTAACATTCTGCTCAAGAAGTTCAAGCGACCCTCCGTATACCTCGGTAGTCTCTGTGTCTGCTGGGGTATTGTCATGACCTGCACCGGACTTGTACAGAACTTTGGCGGTCTCATGGCTACACGAGTCCTTCTTGGTGTCTTTGA GGCTGGCTTCTTCCCTGGTGCCATCTATCTCTGCAGTTACTGGTATATGCCTAAAGATCTGTCCACCAGAATCTCATACTTTTACTGTGCCAGTGCTTTGTCAGGCGCCTTCTCCGGTCTGCTTGCTGCCGGTATCGCTGAGATGGACGGTGTTGCCGGTCTTGAGGGTTGGCGGTGGATCTTCCTCCTGGAGGGCATGGTTACAGTCGTTCTCGGTGTTGCAtgcttctttttccttaTCGACACTCCTGCCCTTTCTTCACGATGGCTCTCgccagaagagatcaagtTCCTTGAACTCTCCATGTTCATCAAGCAGGGTGGAGGTTTCCAAGAGGAGACAACAGTCCGATGGAAGGATATCAGAATGGTTCTCACCAACTGGCGTGTATATGTCCAGGCATACTTTCTCCTATGCCAGTCTGCGCTCTCTTACG GTACCAAGTTCACCCTTCCTTCCATTACCAAGGCCATGGGATTCAGCAACACAAATGCTCAGCTCACTTCTGCCCCTCCATACGTGGCTGCCGCAATTTCTGCTATTTGCTTCGCCAAGGTTTCTGATCGCTTCTTCTGGCGTATGCCGTTCGTTGCTATCCCTATGATCATCGTCACGATTGCCTACTCAGTCATCATCTCCCTGAAGGGTGAACTTGAGTCCAAGAAGGGCGTTGCTTACTTTGCCGTCGTGCTCGCCGTTGTTGGTATTTACCCAATTCAAGCCGCGGCAGCCTCATGGAATGCCAACAACATTGCCCCTTCATCTCGACGTGCTATTGGTATCGCGTTAATGAACTGTGTCGGAAACGTTGGCGGTATCGTTGGTAGTTTCATGTAcctcgagaaggagaagccaAAGTACTACACCGGTTTCGGTCTCAGTTTGGCATTTGGAGCCACTGGTCTCATGGTTGCTCTTCTCCTGGAGTGGAGTTACAAGATTGCCAATGCTCGCAAAGCCAAGATCGCAGAGGAGGCCAAGACCAAGTACACTGAAGAGGAGCTCTTTGAGATGGGTGACAGGTCTCCTCTGTTTAAGCACGTCCTGTAA